From Magnolia sinica isolate HGM2019 chromosome 13, MsV1, whole genome shotgun sequence, one genomic window encodes:
- the LOC131222360 gene encoding cinnamoyl-CoA reductase 1-like produces the protein MRGEKERVCVTGAGGFVASWVVNLLLSKGYIVHGTVRDPDDEKNAHLKKLEKGSENLQLFKANLLDYNSLCVAIAGCSGVFHVASPVPPGSVPNPEIELVEPAVTGTLNLLKACSEMGVKRVVVVSSMQAIVMNPNWPRDKVMDEDCWSDKEYCRTSKDEYGWYSLAKTTAESKALEYAEKNGLDVVTVCPSWVIGPLLQPTVNGSSIHMIKLLKGMYETVENRVYVIVDVRDVAEALLLAYETQEASGRYICCSHLIRLQDLIGKLRSINPNISYPKNYIEVEEELKLSSEKLKRLGWTYRPLEDTLADIVEYVQGAGHLNKD, from the exons ATgagaggagagaaggagagagtatGTGTGACAGGTGCAGGTGGGTTTGTAGCCTCTTGGGTGGTCAACCTTCTCCTATCTAAGGGATACATAGTCCATGGAACTGTTAGAGACCCAG ATGATGAAAAGAATGCCCATTTGAAGAAATTGGAGAAGGGCTCAGAGAACCTGCAACTCTTCAAGGCAAACTTGCTGGACTATAATTCCCTGTGCGTGGCCATTGCAGGATGCAGTGGAGTCTTCCATGTTGCAAGCCCGGTTCCTCCAGGCAGCGTGCCCAATCCGGAG ATTGAATTGGTCGAGCCCGCTGTGACGGGTACACTGAATTTACTCAAGGCATGTTCTGAGATGGGAGTAAAACGAGTTGTTGTTGTTTCGTCCATGCAAGCTATCGTGATGAATCCGAATTGGCCACGCGATAAAGTTATGGATGAGGATTGTTGGTCTGACAAGGAATATTGTAGAACAAGCAAA GATGAATACGGATGGTATTCCCTTGCCAAGACAACAGCAGAGAGCAAGGCTCTGGAGTATGCAGAGAAGAATGGGCTTGATGTTGTAACAGTCTGCCCATCCTGGGTTATTGGGCCATTGCTGCAACCCACCGTGAATGGCAGCAGCATCCATATGATCAAGTTACTGAAAG GAATGTATGAGACAGTGGAAAATAGAGTTTATGTGATTGTTGATGTTCGAGACGTGGCCGAAGCGCTGTTGTTGGCATATGAGACGCAGGAAGCATCGGGAAGATACATATGCTGTTCACATCTGATACGACTTCAAGATCTCATCGGCAAGTTGAGGAGCATCAATCCTAACATCAGCTATCCAAAAAA TTATATAGAGGTAGAGGAAGAGTTGAAGCTGAGTTCTGAGAAACTGAAGAGATTGGGGTGGACATACAGGCCATTAGAAGATACCCTTGCTGACATTGTGGAATACGTTCAAGGGGCTGGTCATTTGAACAAGGATTAG